Proteins from a genomic interval of Quercus robur chromosome 9, dhQueRobu3.1, whole genome shotgun sequence:
- the LOC126699784 gene encoding phospholipase A2-alpha — MAPHHSLKFASLLLSCSFIALNLHYIPVYALNVGLQNSDALVSLDKGCSNTCESDFCAVAPFLRYGKYCGLLYSGCPGEQPCDGLDTCCMKHDDCVGNTTSGYLSQECSQNLINCMADVKKSGSPTFAGNQCDVNVTIEVITVVMQAALAAGGFLHDP, encoded by the exons ATGGCTCCTCACCATTCCTTAAAGTTtgcttctcttcttctctcttgttCCTTCATTGCCCTCAACCTTCATTACATTCCTGTCTATGCACTTAACGTTGGTCTTCAAAATTCTGATGCCTTAGTCTCCCTG GATAAAGGTTGCAGTAACACATGCGAGTCAGACTTCTGTGCAG TTGCTCCATTTTTAAGATATGGTAAGTACTGTGGACTCTTATACAGTGGATGCCCTGGGGAGCAACCTTGTGATGGCCTCGACACTTGTTGTATGAAGCATGATGATTGCGTGGGAAATACAACAA GTGGATATCTAAGTCAAGAGTGCAGCCAAAACTTGATAAACTGTATGGCTGATGTCAAAAAATCAGGAAGCCCTACGTTTGCTGGGAACCAATGTGATGTTAATGTGACTATTGAAGTTATCACTGTAGTCATGCAAGCTGCTTTAGCTGCTGGAGGATTTCTTCATGACCCTTAG
- the LOC126699501 gene encoding pyridoxal reductase, chloroplastic isoform X1 — MGFFTSTSTAYFNSFSPLNEISLPSSPFKPLKFPPYWPWQKVKIGPLSVSPMGFGTWAWGNQLLWGYQESMDTELQRTFNLAVDNGINLFDTADSYGTGRLNGQSEKLLGKFIREYQGQKRVQNEIVIATKFAAYPWRLTPGQFVNACKASLDRMQIEQIGIGQLHWSTANYAPLQELALWDGLVAMYEKGLVQAVGVSNYGPRQLVKIYEYLKDRGVPLCSAQVQFSLLSMGQDQLEIKNICDSLGIRLIAYSPLGLGMLTGKYTPSKLPRGPRAFLFRQILPGLEPLLSSLREIAQKRRKTVPQVAINWCICMGAIPIPGVKTIKQAEENLGALGWRLSSGELLQLENAALESPQRMIQNIFQTR, encoded by the exons ATGGGTTTCTTTACCTCAACATCCACAGCCTATTTCAACTCTTTCAGCCCTCTAAATGAAATTTCCCTTCCTTCCTCACCATTTAAGCCCCTCAAATTCCCTCCCTATTGGCCATGGCAAAAG GTGAAGATAGGCCCACTTAGTGTGTCACCAATGGGGTTTGGAACTTGGGCATGGGGCAACCAGCTTCTATGGGGGTACCAGGAATCAATGGACACTGAGCTTCAGCGAACTTTTAATTTAGCTGTGGACAATGGTATCAATCTCTTTGATACAGCTGATTCTTATGGAACTGGCAGGTTAAATGGGCAGAGTGAAAAGCTTCTTGGGAAGTTCATCAGGGAGTATCAag GTCAAAAGCGGGTGCAGAATGAAATTGTGATTGCTACGAAGTTTGCGGCATATCCATGGCGCTTAACACCAGGGCAGTTCGTGAATGCTTGCAA GGCCTCTCTAGATCGAATGCAGATTGAGCAAATTGGAATAGGCCAATTGCACTGGTCAACTGCAAATTATGCTCCGTTGCAGGAGTTAGCTCTCTGGGATGGTTTAGTGGCAATGTACGAGAAG GGTTTAGTTCAAGCAGTTGGGGTGAGCAACTATGGACCAAGGCAGCTCGTAAAGATATATGAATACCTGAAAGACCGGGGAGTCCCCTTATGCTCAGCCCAG GTGCAATTTTCTTTGCTAAGCATGGGACAAGATCAATTGGAGATCAAGAATATATGTGATTCTCTAGGCATCCGCTTGATTGCTTATAGTCCATTAGGGCTTGGAATGCTTACTGGAAAATATACACCCTCCAAACTTCCTCGTGGGCCTCG GGCCTTTCTTTTCAGGCAAATTCTTCCTGGTTTGGAGCCTTTGTTGAGTTCACTAAGAGAAATTGCACAAAAGAGGCGCAAAACTGTACCACAA GTTGCTATAAACTGGTGTATCTGCATGGGTGCCATTCCAATACCTGGAGTTAAGACCATAAAACAGGCAGAGGAAAATTTGGGTGCTCTTGGATGGCGACTCAGTTCAGGTGAGTTACTACAGTTAGAAAATGCAGCTCTCGAGTCTCCCCAGAGGATGATCCAGAACATTTTTCAGACAAG ATAA
- the LOC126699501 gene encoding pyridoxal reductase, chloroplastic isoform X2, with protein sequence MGFFTSTSTAYFNSFSPLNEISLPSSPFKPLKFPPYWPWQKVKIGPLSVSPMGFGTWAWGNQLLWGYQESMDTELQRTFNLAVDNGINLFDTADSYGTGRLNGQSEKLLGKFIREYQGQKRVQNEIVIATKFAAYPWRLTPGQFVNACKASLDRMQIEQIGIGQLHWSTANYAPLQELALWDGLVAMYEKGLVQAVGVSNYGPRQLVKIYEYLKDRGVPLCSAQVQFSLLSMGQDQLEIKNICDSLGIRLIAYSPLGLGMLTGKYTPSKLPRGPRAFLFRQILPGLEPLLSSLREIAQKRRKTVPQVAINWCICMGAIPIPGVKTIKQAEENLGALGWRLSSGELLQLENAALESPQRMIQNIFQTR encoded by the exons ATGGGTTTCTTTACCTCAACATCCACAGCCTATTTCAACTCTTTCAGCCCTCTAAATGAAATTTCCCTTCCTTCCTCACCATTTAAGCCCCTCAAATTCCCTCCCTATTGGCCATGGCAAAAG GTGAAGATAGGCCCACTTAGTGTGTCACCAATGGGGTTTGGAACTTGGGCATGGGGCAACCAGCTTCTATGGGGGTACCAGGAATCAATGGACACTGAGCTTCAGCGAACTTTTAATTTAGCTGTGGACAATGGTATCAATCTCTTTGATACAGCTGATTCTTATGGAACTGGCAGGTTAAATGGGCAGAGTGAAAAGCTTCTTGGGAAGTTCATCAGGGAGTATCAag GTCAAAAGCGGGTGCAGAATGAAATTGTGATTGCTACGAAGTTTGCGGCATATCCATGGCGCTTAACACCAGGGCAGTTCGTGAATGCTTGCAA GGCCTCTCTAGATCGAATGCAGATTGAGCAAATTGGAATAGGCCAATTGCACTGGTCAACTGCAAATTATGCTCCGTTGCAGGAGTTAGCTCTCTGGGATGGTTTAGTGGCAATGTACGAGAAG GGTTTAGTTCAAGCAGTTGGGGTGAGCAACTATGGACCAAGGCAGCTCGTAAAGATATATGAATACCTGAAAGACCGGGGAGTCCCCTTATGCTCAGCCCAG GTGCAATTTTCTTTGCTAAGCATGGGACAAGATCAATTGGAGATCAAGAATATATGTGATTCTCTAGGCATCCGCTTGATTGCTTATAGTCCATTAGGGCTTGGAATGCTTACTGGAAAATATACACCCTCCAAACTTCCTCGTGGGCCTCG GGCCTTTCTTTTCAGGCAAATTCTTCCTGGTTTGGAGCCTTTGTTGAGTTCACTAAGAGAAATTGCACAAAAGAGGCGCAAAACTGTACCACAA GTTGCTATAAACTGGTGTATCTGCATGGGTGCCATTCCAATACCTGGAGTTAAGACCATAAAACAGGCAGAGGAAAATTTGGGTGCTCTTGGATGGCGACTCAGTTCAGGTGAGTTACTACAGTTAGAAAATGCAGCTCTCGAGTCTCCCCAGAGGATGATCCAGAACATTTTTCAGACAAGGTAG